A single window of Bacteroidota bacterium DNA harbors:
- the porQ gene encoding type IX secretion system protein PorQ, giving the protein MKSSFYLLYCCAITVLPSLWEGSGMGIFAQTGGNNTYEFLNLSVPARVASLGGTLISVKDNDLNLSFQNPSLLDSTMHNNLALSYIDYFTDIRYGYAAYARKYKNVGNFSAGIQYLDYGNFTAASVTGEITGQFTAAEYAFNLGYSRPIDSAFAVGGTLKTIYSKLADYTSFGNALDIGGIYNNSRHLYSTALVIKNIGMQWKKYNEVREPMPFEIQLGFSKKITHAPFRINSTATHLEKWDLTYTDPTILSVDPITSETIKKSGISKFADKLGRHIIVGGEVLLTKNFNLRVGYNYQRRQELKLEAHPGIVGFSFGFGLKVYKFNLSYGYAKYHMAGGPNHFTISTNFSEFYSRKQ; this is encoded by the coding sequence ATGAAATCATCATTTTATTTGCTTTATTGTTGTGCGATAACAGTTCTCCCTTCCCTTTGGGAAGGGTCGGGGATGGGCATCTTTGCCCAAACTGGCGGCAACAATACGTATGAATTCTTAAACCTGTCTGTTCCGGCTCGTGTTGCTTCGCTTGGTGGCACTTTGATTTCAGTAAAAGATAACGACCTAAACCTTTCCTTTCAGAATCCATCATTGCTTGACAGCACCATGCACAATAACCTTGCACTTAGTTACATTGATTACTTCACCGATATTCGTTATGGATACGCTGCCTATGCACGCAAGTATAAAAATGTAGGAAACTTCAGCGCTGGAATACAATATCTCGACTATGGAAATTTTACTGCTGCCTCAGTCACCGGAGAAATCACCGGGCAGTTTACCGCGGCTGAATACGCTTTCAATCTTGGCTATTCGCGTCCGATTGATTCTGCATTTGCCGTTGGCGGAACATTGAAAACGATTTACTCAAAACTTGCCGATTATACTTCCTTCGGAAACGCTCTGGACATCGGGGGCATATACAATAACAGCCGCCATCTTTACTCAACCGCGCTGGTTATAAAAAACATTGGCATGCAATGGAAAAAATATAACGAAGTGCGCGAACCTATGCCTTTTGAAATTCAGCTTGGATTCTCTAAGAAAATCACTCACGCACCGTTCAGGATTAATAGTACCGCTACCCACCTGGAAAAGTGGGATTTGACTTATACTGACCCAACCATTTTGTCTGTTGATCCCATTACATCTGAAACAATTAAAAAGAGCGGAATCAGTAAATTCGCAGACAAACTGGGGCGTCATATTATTGTGGGTGGAGAAGTATTGCTCACAAAAAATTTCAACCTTCGCGTTGGATATAATTATCAGCGAAGGCAGGAATTAAAATTAGAAGCGCATCCCGGTATTGTTGGATTTTCTTTTGGATTTGGTTTGAAGGTTTATAAATTTAATCTGAGCTATGGCTATGCAAAATACCACATGGCTGGCGGACCCAATCATTTTACCATCAGTACTAACTTTTCTGAATTTTATTCCAGGAAGCAGTAA